The proteins below come from a single Zhouia spongiae genomic window:
- a CDS encoding uracil-DNA glycosylase: protein MNVNIHSSWKPFLEDEFNKPYFEKLVEFVKSEYQHHTCYPPGKQIFSAFDHCRPENIKVVIIGQDPYHGAGQANGLCFSVNEGVQHPPSLINIFKEVESDLNVPYPESGNLERWASQGVMLLNATLTVRAHQAGSHQNKGWETFTDAVIQQISLQKKNVVFMLWGGYAKKKTRLIDSSKHKILTSGHPSPLSANRGYWFGNKHFSHCNDFLKSIGKLPVEW, encoded by the coding sequence ATGAACGTCAATATCCACTCAAGCTGGAAGCCTTTTCTGGAAGATGAATTCAATAAACCATACTTCGAAAAACTGGTAGAGTTCGTAAAGTCTGAATACCAGCATCATACCTGTTATCCTCCCGGGAAACAGATCTTTTCTGCCTTCGATCATTGCCGGCCTGAGAATATTAAGGTCGTGATCATCGGACAGGATCCGTATCATGGGGCAGGCCAAGCCAATGGTTTGTGCTTCTCAGTAAATGAAGGGGTACAACATCCGCCTTCATTGATTAATATTTTTAAGGAAGTTGAAAGTGATTTGAACGTTCCTTATCCCGAAAGCGGAAATCTGGAGCGGTGGGCAAGCCAGGGCGTTATGTTGCTTAATGCCACTTTAACGGTAAGGGCACACCAGGCGGGCAGTCATCAAAATAAAGGATGGGAAACCTTTACTGATGCTGTTATACAGCAGATATCCCTGCAAAAGAAGAATGTTGTTTTTATGCTCTGGGGCGGTTATGCCAAGAAGAAGACCAGACTTATAGACAGTTCTAAACATAAGATCTTAACTTCCGGACATCCGTCGCCCCTCAGTGCCAACAGGGGGTATTGGTTCGGGAACAAACACTTTAGTCATTGTAATGATTTTCTAAAAAGTATAGGGAAACTTCCTGTTGAATGGTGA
- a CDS encoding polysaccharide lyase 8 family protein, which translates to MKQWFLFLYAICMIPAYGQSDFDKIIHNIQQEELSGIDNTSKLSDSVAILLKKQRKDGSWQHIDYTITHRTLWDPLKHLNHLNQLAKAYIFPESSFYQDPSLHHALHIGLKYWYDSNPESNNWWFNQIAVPQRLGVILILLEKSNVPFDTELKHNLIDRMHRGDPKKWTGANKLDIALHYIFRGSLLRDKNVLKTGVDESFFPIRFTMKEGLQHDYSYHQHGPQLYIGGYGTVFIENEVLAATYVSGTSYALSGQKLKLLSDFILHTYLNTLQNGYMDFSVNGRSVSRKNRLKGDAVINTLGKLKRIDPDREQEYTRAVSGLKHRSEESKVNKHFHFWRSDYTLHNKNYSFSVRTSSNRTSRTENGNEENLKAYFLTDGATNIRVQGDEYFNIFPVWDWNKIPGVTAPVLKEIPQRKAWQVLGTSHFTGGISNGAYGSHTYRLDDYGIQAKKSWFFFDDEIVCLGTDIRSDSLKNVITTVDQALSPNSVSIKEHRKIKHITGGTFKFNNDLNWVINNKIAYLFPEGGQLQFTKGFQKGNWHDINKTHPDKEVEKEVFTLWFDHGQHPDKATYKYIVVPGVSDRKELKKYRNKDIEILKNTPEVQAVKSNDLNLLQLVFFEAATFNHKDFKVVVDKPCAVMIDYKDYRAPLLYISDPSQKNEFIHLGIQFPKAKISDEFELEMPKEEKAGSTLQIELTSLPE; encoded by the coding sequence ATGAAACAATGGTTCTTATTTTTATACGCTATCTGTATGATCCCTGCGTATGGTCAGTCTGATTTTGACAAGATTATTCATAACATTCAACAGGAAGAATTATCGGGTATTGATAATACATCTAAATTAAGCGACAGCGTGGCCATCTTGTTAAAAAAACAAAGAAAAGACGGATCGTGGCAACATATCGATTATACGATTACACACCGTACTCTATGGGACCCTTTAAAGCATTTAAACCATTTAAATCAGTTGGCAAAAGCATATATTTTTCCGGAGAGCTCATTCTATCAGGACCCATCATTACACCATGCCCTGCACATAGGTTTGAAGTATTGGTATGACAGCAATCCTGAAAGTAATAACTGGTGGTTCAATCAGATAGCGGTTCCACAACGGCTGGGAGTCATACTTATATTATTGGAAAAGAGCAATGTACCCTTCGATACGGAATTAAAACACAATCTGATAGATCGTATGCACCGTGGAGATCCTAAAAAGTGGACGGGAGCAAATAAACTGGATATCGCTTTACATTATATTTTCAGAGGTAGCCTGTTAAGGGATAAGAACGTTTTAAAGACCGGTGTTGATGAAAGTTTTTTCCCGATAAGATTTACGATGAAGGAAGGTTTACAGCATGATTATTCATACCATCAGCACGGGCCACAGCTTTATATAGGGGGGTATGGAACCGTTTTCATAGAAAACGAAGTACTTGCCGCAACGTATGTTTCAGGTACATCTTATGCCTTATCGGGTCAGAAGTTAAAATTGTTGTCTGATTTTATATTACATACATACCTTAATACGCTTCAAAACGGATATATGGACTTTAGCGTTAACGGAAGGTCTGTTAGTCGAAAAAACAGGTTGAAGGGAGATGCCGTCATAAATACACTTGGTAAGCTGAAACGAATAGACCCGGATCGGGAACAGGAATATACCAGGGCTGTTTCAGGGCTAAAACATCGTTCAGAAGAAAGCAAGGTCAACAAACATTTTCACTTCTGGAGATCAGACTATACCCTCCATAATAAAAATTACAGCTTTTCTGTCCGCACTTCTTCAAACAGAACCTCAAGGACGGAGAACGGCAATGAAGAGAATTTAAAGGCTTACTTCCTCACGGATGGCGCTACAAATATCAGGGTTCAGGGAGATGAATATTTTAATATCTTTCCGGTTTGGGACTGGAATAAAATACCGGGAGTTACAGCTCCGGTCTTAAAAGAGATTCCACAAAGAAAGGCATGGCAGGTATTGGGTACTTCCCATTTTACCGGGGGAATTTCAAATGGAGCCTATGGTTCTCATACCTACCGGTTAGACGATTACGGAATTCAGGCCAAAAAGAGCTGGTTCTTTTTCGATGATGAGATAGTTTGCCTCGGTACCGATATTCGTTCTGACAGTTTAAAAAACGTTATTACCACCGTAGATCAGGCTTTATCACCTAATAGTGTATCGATTAAGGAACACCGAAAGATTAAACATATTACCGGAGGAACCTTCAAGTTCAATAATGACCTGAATTGGGTTATTAACAATAAAATAGCCTACTTGTTTCCTGAAGGGGGACAGCTGCAATTCACCAAAGGTTTTCAGAAAGGAAACTGGCACGACATCAATAAAACACATCCTGATAAAGAAGTTGAAAAAGAGGTTTTTACACTTTGGTTCGATCATGGACAGCATCCCGATAAAGCCACATATAAGTATATAGTTGTTCCGGGAGTTTCTGACAGAAAAGAATTGAAAAAATACCGCAATAAAGACATAGAGATTCTTAAAAACACTCCGGAGGTACAAGCTGTAAAAAGCAATGACCTGAACCTGTTGCAATTGGTCTTTTTTGAAGCAGCCACTTTTAACCATAAAGACTTTAAGGTTGTTGTTGATAAACCTTGTGCGGTAATGATTGATTATAAGGATTACAGAGCTCCTTTACTCTACATTTCCGATCCTTCACAGAAAAATGAATTCATCCATCTTGGCATTCAGTTTCCAAAAGCTAAAATCAGCGATGAGTTTGAGCTTGAAATGCCAAAAGAGGAGAAGGCAGGTTCAACTTTGCAAATTGAACTGACATCCCTGCCGGAGTAA